A genomic stretch from Arachis stenosperma cultivar V10309 chromosome 3, arast.V10309.gnm1.PFL2, whole genome shotgun sequence includes:
- the LOC130967845 gene encoding uncharacterized exonuclease domain-containing protein At3g15140 — protein MALLRASLLKMTCHRNVWLSSVTPLTVYPNSISLPLQPPMFTLSASESPSLSSSSHEPQFRWKPMCLYHTQGKCNKMDDPVHIERFNHDCSRELQVASAERHKICSQNFDFFLVLDLEGRVEILEFPVLMISAKTMQVEDIFHRFVRPTEMSEQRINEYIEGKYGKFGVDRVWHDTAVPFKEVIQQFEAWLMQRQLWKGGSLDGAAFVTCGNWDLKTKVPQQCQVSKLKLPSYFMEWINLKDVYLNFYKRRATGMITMMKELQIPLRGSHHLGIDDTKNITRVLQHMLLDGALIQITARRNPKTPAEVNFLFKHRIR, from the exons ATGGCGCTTCTCAGAGCTTCTTTGCTGAAGATGACGTGCCACCGTAACGTTTGGCTTTCATCGGTCACACCACTTACCGTGTACCCCAACTCAATCTCCCTCCCTCTCCAGCCTCCGATGTTCACTCTCTCAGCTTCCGAATCCCCATCCCTTTCCTCTTCCTCGCACGAGCCTCAATTTCGGTGGAAGCCCATGTGCTTGTACCACACACAGGGAAAGTGCAACAAG ATGGATGATCCTGTCCACATTGAGAGGTTCAATCATGACTGCTCCAGGGAGCTTCAAGTGGCATCTGCTGAGCGGCACAAGATATGCTCTCAGAATTTTGACTTTTTCcttgtgcttgatttagagGGTAGGGTTGAGATTCTTGAGTTTCCGGTTCTAATGATTAGTGCTAAAACAATGCAAGTTGAAGACATTTTCCACAG GTTTGTGAGGCCCACAGAAATGAGTGAACAAAGAATAAATGAATACATTGAAGGGAAGTATGGAAAATTTGGGGTTGACAG GGTATGGCATGACACAGCGGTGCCCTTCAAGGAAGTTATTCAACAATTTGAAGCATGGCTGATGCAACGTCAATTGTGGAAAGGTGGGAGCCTTGATGGTGCAGCATTTGTAACTTG TGGAAATTGGGATTTGAAGACAAAGGTACCTCAGCAGTGTCAGGTGTCAAAACTAAAGCTTCCATCATATTTTATGGAGTGGATTAATCTAAAAGATGTATATCTCAACTTTTATAAAagaagg GCCACAGGAATGATCACAATGATGAAGGAACTGCAAATACCATTGAGAGGAAGTCATCATCTTGGAATTGATGACACCAAGAACATAACCAGAGTATTGCAGCACATGCTACTTGATGGTGCACTCATCCAGATTACTGCAAGGAGGAATCCGAAGACGCCAGCAGAGGTTAACTTTCTCTTCAAGCACCGTATTAGATAG